GTAAAGCATGAAAAATATAGAAATAAACATATTCAATAAAGGCAACATTGAAAAAGCAAAAATTGAATATGACCGAAACACATGCGCGCTTTTTATAACCTTTTCCGACCAGACAAAAAAAACATACTCCGGGCTGGATATTTTTCGCGCATTTGGTTTATTGCGGAAGGAATTTAGCGAAATAAAGTTCCTGTGCAAAGGCTCGAAAATCAATGTTTTCCCATCTGCGATGTCATCTTCCATGTCTGGTGGACTGGTGGCCTATGAAATGAAACTAGGTGAGTCTGACCCAGCGATGGTGCGCATATTCGATTACGAGGAACATGACCTGACTAACGATATCGAGGAGCAAGTTAAGTTTCGCGTGCGCTGGGGAGAATCGTTAAAATAAATAAACCCTTGTACAAGACGCTAGGAAAACCATCATCACCTGCAGGCTTTGATACTTAAGGAGCGACTAATTTCAATAAGTGCCTGGGACTATAAAAAACTCAATGAGCCTCAGCCCTAATGGTGATTATCAAATCGCCATCGCCGGCAAGCCGGTTCCTACAGGTCGCGAGTCGTCTGTGAGGGCCTTTCAAACCGACCGCACCCACCCTCCCTGCACCGACCGCACTCGATTGCGCCCACCGCTCTTGGCCTCATACAACGCCTGGTCGGCGTCGTTCAGCCAACTGGTCGCATCGCCGTGGGACGCTTGATACGGCGCCAGGCCGATGCTCAGGCTGGCGCGCAGTGTCGGGTCCTGGGCGTAGCCCAGGGAGTTGAAGCGGTCGCGCAGGGCGTCCATCACTTCGGTGGCGTGGCCCAGGGGCATGTCTGGCAGGATCACGCAGAATTCGTCGCCGCCGTAGCGCCCGGCCAGGTCGGTGGCGCGCAGGTTCTGACGGAGGATTTTGCTCAGTTGGCGCAGCACGATGTCGCCGGTGACGTGGCCGTAGGTGTCGTTGATGATCTTGAAATGGTCGATATCGATCAGTGCAATCGCAGCGCCCTGCTGGCCGCCCCGGCAGCGGGCGAATTCGATTTCCAGGTGGTCTTTCCAGGCGCCATGGTTGAGCAGCCCGGACAGGCTGTCGGTTCGGCTTAACGCCAGCAGGTCGCGCTTATGTTGGGCCAGGGTGATGGCCTGGCGATAACAGATCCAGCCCAGCGCCAGCGGATAGAGCATCAGGATCGGCAAGCAGGCATAGAGTTGGGTGGGCGTGGTCACGGCGATATAGGCCGGGGCGAACAGCAGCAGTGCCGCACCAAGCCCCAGCGCCTGGGCAACCCAGCCCATCAGCATGAAGCGGAACCCGCCGATGGCGACGTTGTTCATGGTCATCATCGACAACGTGGTGACGCTGGGCAGCGGGTTGAAGTGCATGGCACCGACCCAGAAGCCACCGCAGAACGAGTCCACCAGGAGATGGCGACGTTCGGCACGCAGGGAGTTTTCGGCGCGGCGCGAGAGTTGGTACGCCAGGTGCGGCCAGGCGAAGGCGTTGATCAGCATCCAGGCCCAGACCCAGCCAGGTGGATCCAGTGGGTACATGCCGGCCAATACACAGACGAACCCGAGCGTCAGCCCCAGGGTCCGCGATTTGTACAGGCGTTTGGCGAGCGGAAGTCCTTTTCCTCCTGCGGCTGGCATGATCTGGCTGATCCTGGATGAATGCTGGAAGTCTATCAGGGGACCGGCAAATAGCCACTACCGCTCAGAGGGTTATCCCCCGCGCCAATCCCCTTGCCACCAGGGGCTTAGCTGGAAAATCCACGGGCCAGTAACATCGCCACCGCCAGTAGCAAGACGGCCGTGACCTTCTGCAACAGCACGCGTTTGCGCGGCGACTCGAGCACATGCTTGATCCGCTGGCCGAAGTAGCAATAAAGGCAGCCGCTGGCGAACTGCAAGACCAGGAAGGTCAGGCCAAGAATGGCGATGTCACCGGCAGCGCTGTCCTGCCCAACGGCGGCAAACTGCGGGAACACCGCGCTGAACAGGATGATCGCCTTGGGATTGGACAGGCCGGTCAGCAGGCCCTTGCCGAACAGGCCATGGGGCGTCTCCGGTCCATGCCCGGCGGTGTTGATCTGCACACCGCTGCTGGTCCACTGTTTGTAGGCCAGGTACAGAATATAGGCCACGCCTACCAGCTGGATGCCTTGGGTAATCAGCGGGTAGCCCTTGATCAACTCGGAAAAACCCACGGCAAAGATCAGGATCGAAATCAGGTACGACACGCTGGCGCCGAACTGTGCCGGCAAGGAGTGGCGCAAGCCATCCTTGAGACCCAGGCTCAGCAGCAGCAAGGTCATGGGGCCGGGGCTGAAAGCCAGGGTGCTGCACAGCACCAGGAAATACAGGAAGGACGACAGCGTAAGGGCAGTGACCATGGCGGGTAATTTCACGGCAGCGAGGAATGTTGTGCAGTCTAGGGCGCAGATTGCGTGTGGGGCAGGTAAACTCGGCGGTTATTCACGCAGGCTTTACCGGTAAAGTGACCGGCAAACTTAAGGACGTCGCGATGGCCCTCCCGCAGATCCACTTTGATGACCACACCCCCAAGGTCCAACAAATCGTCGAGGCCTTCGCCCGCGCCATCGAGCAAGGCGAATTGGCCGCAGGCAGCAAACTGCCGTCGGTGCGTGAGCTGGGGGCGCAGTTGGGTGTCGGAAAGTTTACCGTCAATGAAGCCCTGGACCGCCTGCGCGGCCAACATCTGCTGACCTCGCGTCAGGGCCGTGGGCACTTTGTCGCCCAGCGCCAGACGCAGCCGTCGTCGAGCAACTGGGTCGACCTGCTGCCCCAGGATCTGCTCAGTGTGCTGCGCCGACCGATGCTCACCGGCCAGGGCGAGTTGCGCCCCGGTGGCGGCCATCTGCCCGAAGACTGGCTGGACTCCGAAGCCTTGCGCCAGGCCATGCGCAGTGTGGTGCGCGCCCCTTCCCTGCGCGTTGCCGGCATGGGCACGCCGGCGGGTTTCTTGCCGCTGCGCCAGGCCCTGCAACAAAAACTGCAGGGCGATGGCCTGGCGGTCTCGGTGGAGCAGATCATCACCACGCCCAGCACCCTGCAAGGCCTGGACATGTTGATGCGCCTGCTGGCCCGCCCCGGTGACACGGTGCTGCTGGATGCGCCGTGCTATTTCAACTTCCACGCCAACCTGGCGTTGCACGGGGTCAGGGTGCTGACACTGCCACGGGGCCCGGACGGTCTCGACTTCGCGGCTCTGGAGCGCTTGCTCGCCGAGGAACGGCCCAGCCT
The Pseudomonas hygromyciniae genome window above contains:
- a CDS encoding diguanylate cyclase encodes the protein MPAAGGKGLPLAKRLYKSRTLGLTLGFVCVLAGMYPLDPPGWVWAWMLINAFAWPHLAYQLSRRAENSLRAERRHLLVDSFCGGFWVGAMHFNPLPSVTTLSMMTMNNVAIGGFRFMLMGWVAQALGLGAALLLFAPAYIAVTTPTQLYACLPILMLYPLALGWICYRQAITLAQHKRDLLALSRTDSLSGLLNHGAWKDHLEIEFARCRGGQQGAAIALIDIDHFKIINDTYGHVTGDIVLRQLSKILRQNLRATDLAGRYGGDEFCVILPDMPLGHATEVMDALRDRFNSLGYAQDPTLRASLSIGLAPYQASHGDATSWLNDADQALYEAKSGGRNRVRSVQGGWVRSV
- a CDS encoding LysE family translocator, encoding MVTALTLSSFLYFLVLCSTLAFSPGPMTLLLLSLGLKDGLRHSLPAQFGASVSYLISILIFAVGFSELIKGYPLITQGIQLVGVAYILYLAYKQWTSSGVQINTAGHGPETPHGLFGKGLLTGLSNPKAIILFSAVFPQFAAVGQDSAAGDIAILGLTFLVLQFASGCLYCYFGQRIKHVLESPRKRVLLQKVTAVLLLAVAMLLARGFSS
- a CDS encoding aminotransferase-like domain-containing protein, with the protein product MALPQIHFDDHTPKVQQIVEAFARAIEQGELAAGSKLPSVRELGAQLGVGKFTVNEALDRLRGQHLLTSRQGRGHFVAQRQTQPSSSNWVDLLPQDLLSVLRRPMLTGQGELRPGGGHLPEDWLDSEALRQAMRSVVRAPSLRVAGMGTPAGFLPLRQALQQKLQGDGLAVSVEQIITTPSTLQGLDMLMRLLARPGDTVLLDAPCYFNFHANLALHGVRVLTLPRGPDGLDFAALERLLAEERPSLYVTTSILHNPTGHSFSAAQAFGLLQLMRQYHCHIIEDDLYGDLHPNPPPRLAALAGLEQVTYLSGFSKTLSANTRVSYVVAAPQLAANLTNMKLMSGGVTSELFEQLVYRLLSEGSYARHRKRMVQRLLEAGARVEQWLRRCGCELPMGYEAGMFIWARLPAEVNGEQLAEAGLKRGMVLAPGALFGYEPGMGEFMRFNVAHCDDPRVWAAIEPLWERACPR